In a genomic window of Amphiprion ocellaris isolate individual 3 ecotype Okinawa chromosome 11, ASM2253959v1, whole genome shotgun sequence:
- the LOC118469385 gene encoding uncharacterized protein LOC118469385 isoform X1 has protein sequence MAMFGKVLEPVGYMQTVRVLVQGICSYLGGSSTSEEAEGAKKNLDHMDQELGASGGGLLEDPEVHQLEDDLTVVYYQLGTAVRAHPDFTQKETEVFLHYVQDYRLERQLTALYNRLMGVSVLSDQPTLLEELILNRKPKRWELREFCVKINFVLGTGLLCLFTQASLTGRDQALLMKTWSDRMGALYRKMKTSGGRCLGYFLEQAEDDIRQQLQEAVQRRAPPEEAAGDILKTLEKNYDWLRWAVMLHPAVGRMEDDKDEETQEGEKEKEPTEDQSNNLLSVASEAPIPHVMACYRDAPTSLDKSRIHQLIQDLEWKIPNPPPEVYASIEEDPGRARRYLASRMLKKLQEGLGSGVAVHVVPGRMEMKCNFPPASYYLYEYKHRLASGTVCVFG, from the exons ATGGCGATGTTTGGGAAAGTTCTGGAGCCGGTGGGCTACATGCAGACCGTCAG GGTTTTGGTTCAGGGAATCTGCTCCTATCTGGGAGGAAGTTCCACCTCTGAGGAGGCCGAAGGAGCCAAGAAGAACCTGGACCACATGGACCAGGAGCTGGGAGCTTCAGGAGGAGGTCTTCTGGAGGATCCGGAGGTCCATCAGCTGGAGGACGACCTGACGGTGGTTTATTACCAGCTGGGCACCGCG GTGAGGGCCCATCCAGACTTCACCCAGAAGGAGACGGAGGTGTTCCTGCACTACGTCCAGGACTACCGTCTGGAGAGGCAGCTCACGGCGCTCTACAACCGTCTGATGGGGGTTTCTGTGCTGAGCGACCAGCCCACTCTGCTGGAGGAGCTCATACTCAACCGCAAACCCAAACGCTGGGAGCTCCGGGAGTTCTGCGTCAAG ATAAACTTTGTCCTGGGCACTGGTCTGCTGTGTCTCTTCACTCAGGCGTCTCTGACCGGCAGAGACCAGGCCCTGTTGATGAAGACCTGGTCCGACCGGATGGGAGCCCTCTACAGGAAGATGAAGACCTCTGGAGGCCGCTGCTTGGGCTACTTCCTGGAACAGGCCGAAGACGACATccggcagcagctgcaggaggcCGTGCAGAGACGAGCACCACCAGAGGAGGCGGCGGGAGACATCCTGAAGACCCTGGAGAAGAACTATGACTGGCTGCGCTGGGCGGtgatgctccacccggccgtCGGACGGATGGAGGACGACAAGGATGAGGAGACGCAGGAAGGCGAAAAGGAAAAGGAACCGACAGAAGATCAATCCAACAATCTGCTTTCTGTTGCGTCTGAAGCTCCGATCCCTCACGTGATGGCGTGTTACCGCGACGCACCGACTTCGCTGGACAAAAGCCGCATCCACCAGCTCATCCAGGACCTGGAGTGGAAGATCCCGAACCCGCCTCCTGAGGTGTACGCCTCCATCGAGGAAGACCCGGGCAGGGCGAGGCGCTACCTGGCCTCGCGGATGctgaagaagctgcaggaggGTCTGGGATCTGGCGTCGCTGTCCACGTGGTGCCGGGCAGGATGGAGATGAAGTGCAACTTCCCTCCAGCGTCTTATTACCTCTACGAATACAAACACCGGCTGGCTTCAGGCACTGTTTGCGTGTTTGGGTGA
- the LOC118469385 gene encoding uncharacterized protein LOC118469385 isoform X2, which produces MAMFGKVLEPVGYMQTVRVLVQGICSYLGGSSTSEEAEGAKKNLDHMDQELGASGGGLLEDPEVHQLEDDLTVVYYQLGTAINFVLGTGLLCLFTQASLTGRDQALLMKTWSDRMGALYRKMKTSGGRCLGYFLEQAEDDIRQQLQEAVQRRAPPEEAAGDILKTLEKNYDWLRWAVMLHPAVGRMEDDKDEETQEGEKEKEPTEDQSNNLLSVASEAPIPHVMACYRDAPTSLDKSRIHQLIQDLEWKIPNPPPEVYASIEEDPGRARRYLASRMLKKLQEGLGSGVAVHVVPGRMEMKCNFPPASYYLYEYKHRLASGTVCVFG; this is translated from the exons ATGGCGATGTTTGGGAAAGTTCTGGAGCCGGTGGGCTACATGCAGACCGTCAG GGTTTTGGTTCAGGGAATCTGCTCCTATCTGGGAGGAAGTTCCACCTCTGAGGAGGCCGAAGGAGCCAAGAAGAACCTGGACCACATGGACCAGGAGCTGGGAGCTTCAGGAGGAGGTCTTCTGGAGGATCCGGAGGTCCATCAGCTGGAGGACGACCTGACGGTGGTTTATTACCAGCTGGGCACCGCG ATAAACTTTGTCCTGGGCACTGGTCTGCTGTGTCTCTTCACTCAGGCGTCTCTGACCGGCAGAGACCAGGCCCTGTTGATGAAGACCTGGTCCGACCGGATGGGAGCCCTCTACAGGAAGATGAAGACCTCTGGAGGCCGCTGCTTGGGCTACTTCCTGGAACAGGCCGAAGACGACATccggcagcagctgcaggaggcCGTGCAGAGACGAGCACCACCAGAGGAGGCGGCGGGAGACATCCTGAAGACCCTGGAGAAGAACTATGACTGGCTGCGCTGGGCGGtgatgctccacccggccgtCGGACGGATGGAGGACGACAAGGATGAGGAGACGCAGGAAGGCGAAAAGGAAAAGGAACCGACAGAAGATCAATCCAACAATCTGCTTTCTGTTGCGTCTGAAGCTCCGATCCCTCACGTGATGGCGTGTTACCGCGACGCACCGACTTCGCTGGACAAAAGCCGCATCCACCAGCTCATCCAGGACCTGGAGTGGAAGATCCCGAACCCGCCTCCTGAGGTGTACGCCTCCATCGAGGAAGACCCGGGCAGGGCGAGGCGCTACCTGGCCTCGCGGATGctgaagaagctgcaggaggGTCTGGGATCTGGCGTCGCTGTCCACGTGGTGCCGGGCAGGATGGAGATGAAGTGCAACTTCCCTCCAGCGTCTTATTACCTCTACGAATACAAACACCGGCTGGCTTCAGGCACTGTTTGCGTGTTTGGGTGA